The sequence below is a genomic window from Mycobacteriales bacterium.
GTCCCAGACCAGCACCCTGTCCGTCGGCCGCGACTGGTCCGGCGTCCGGCTGGTGGCACCGAAGGCGGCCCGCTCCAAGCGCTGATCCGCGCCGTGGCATGCTCGGGATTCGATCACCTTGTCCCGTTTCCACTGCTCTGATCGCGAGGAGGCCACTGATGGCCGTTGAGGTTGGTGCCACGGCACCGGACTTCACGTTGAAGGACCAGAACAACGAGTCGATCGCCCTGTCGTCGTTCCGCGGGTCGAAGAACGTGCTTCTGGTGTTCTATCCGTTCGCCTTCAGCGGCATCTGCACCAGCGAGTTGACCCAGGTCCGCGACGACCTGTCGCGCTTCCAGAACGACGAGGTGCAGGTGCTCGCAATCAGCACCGACCCCGTCTTCTCGCTCAAGGCGTTCGACGACGCGGAGAAGCTCGGCTACCCGCTGCTGTCGGACTTCTGGCCGCACGGTGACGCGGCGCGCAGCTACGGCGTCTTCAACGACGCGTCCGGGATGGCCAACCGCGGCACGTTCCTGATCGACCGGGACGGCACCGTCGCCTTCGCCGAGATGAACCAGCCCGGCGAACGGCGCGACCAGGCGGTCTGGACCAAGGCACTGGAGCGGCTGGCGGCCTGACCGGCCGGTAGGCTCGGCTCTTCCCGGGCGCGTAGCTCAGCGGGAGAGCACCCGCCTTACAAGCGGGCGGTCGCAGGTTCGATCCCTGCCGCGCCCACCATCGCTGATCCCCCAAACAGGGAGAACCAGGGCGGATGCGGAAGATCACCATCACGGCCGTCGAGGTGCTGGCCGTCCAGGGCCCGGTCCCCGACG
It includes:
- a CDS encoding peroxiredoxin; the encoded protein is MAVEVGATAPDFTLKDQNNESIALSSFRGSKNVLLVFYPFAFSGICTSELTQVRDDLSRFQNDEVQVLAISTDPVFSLKAFDDAEKLGYPLLSDFWPHGDAARSYGVFNDASGMANRGTFLIDRDGTVAFAEMNQPGERRDQAVWTKALERLAA